A portion of the Halococcus salsus genome contains these proteins:
- a CDS encoding Nramp family divalent metal transporter yields the protein MTARDDTSDDPEWSLLGPGLLVAATGVGAGDLAAGLVAGSRYGLNFVWAVLVGIVLKFALNEGVGRYHLATDRTIIEGIHSLGRWASGFFGGYSLLWGFVYGAAASSSCALAANALFPGIPFWVYVVVHPIAGAVLVLANRYEVFEDIITAFISLMVVTVVGAAVFVLPQLGDIIATGLPALPEGSTIYALGLIGGTGGTITMASYGYWLSEKEWEGSRYIPVMRRDAASAYIITGIFVIALIVMSAALLYGTGASVSGEDGLLTLAANLGNQLHPALRYAFLIGFWAASFTSVLGTWHGVSYLFADFVGRFTGGPTEETQLRETTAYKFYVLWLTFPPMLLYFLGQPVFIIIVYGALGAVFMPFLAISLLVLLNSDRVNPADRNGPVFNSLLVVSALLFIALLVNELSSLLL from the coding sequence ATGACCGCACGCGACGACACGAGCGACGACCCGGAGTGGTCACTGCTCGGCCCCGGACTGCTCGTGGCCGCCACCGGCGTGGGTGCCGGGGACCTCGCCGCCGGCCTCGTCGCCGGGAGCCGGTACGGACTGAACTTCGTCTGGGCCGTCCTCGTCGGGATCGTCCTCAAGTTCGCGCTCAACGAGGGGGTCGGGCGCTACCACCTCGCGACCGACCGGACGATAATCGAAGGGATCCACTCGCTGGGGCGGTGGGCGAGCGGCTTCTTCGGTGGCTACTCGCTCCTCTGGGGGTTCGTCTACGGGGCCGCCGCGAGTTCGTCGTGTGCGCTGGCCGCGAACGCCCTCTTCCCCGGTATCCCCTTCTGGGTCTACGTCGTCGTCCATCCCATCGCGGGCGCGGTGCTCGTGCTCGCCAACCGCTACGAGGTCTTTGAAGACATCATCACCGCCTTCATCTCGCTGATGGTGGTCACCGTCGTCGGCGCTGCGGTCTTCGTCCTCCCGCAGCTCGGTGACATCATCGCGACCGGGCTCCCCGCCCTCCCCGAGGGTTCGACGATCTACGCGCTGGGGCTCATCGGCGGCACCGGCGGTACGATCACCATGGCCTCCTACGGCTACTGGCTCAGCGAGAAGGAGTGGGAGGGCTCGCGCTACATCCCCGTCATGCGCCGCGACGCCGCCTCGGCCTACATCATCACCGGGATCTTCGTGATCGCGCTGATCGTCATGAGCGCGGCGCTGCTCTACGGCACCGGGGCCTCGGTCTCCGGCGAGGACGGCCTGCTGACGCTGGCCGCCAACCTCGGCAACCAGCTCCACCCCGCCCTCCGGTACGCCTTCCTGATCGGCTTCTGGGCGGCCTCCTTCACCTCCGTGCTCGGGACCTGGCACGGCGTCTCGTACCTCTTCGCCGACTTCGTCGGTCGGTTCACCGGCGGCCCGACCGAGGAGACCCAACTCCGGGAGACGACCGCCTACAAGTTCTACGTGCTCTGGCTGACGTTCCCGCCGATGCTGCTCTACTTCCTCGGCCAGCCGGTCTTCATCATCATCGTCTACGGTGCGCTCGGGGCGGTCTTCATGCCGTTCCTCGCCATCTCGCTGCTCGTCCTCCTCAACTCGGACCGGGTCAACCCGGCCGACAGGAACGGCCCGGTGTTCAACTCGCTGCTGGTCGTCAGCGCCCTGCTGTTCATCGCGTTGCTGGTGAACGAACTCAGCAGTCTCCTCCTGTAG
- a CDS encoding aldo/keto reductase → MPIDLPRLGLGTYSSDEGDDWADTVSTALDTGYRAVDTAQVYGNEESVGEGIRSSSVDRDDVFLATKTVHVDVPPEPEEVPEAIDGCLDRLGVDAVDLLYVHWPSGIYDHEDVLPAFDEAYEAGKAHNIGLSNFTPELLDEAREVLDAPLAAHQVEMHPLCQQEELVAYAQEHDHWLVAYSPLARGEVFDLPEIEEVAEKHDATPAQTTIAWLLAKENVAVIPKASSEDHLRDNLAARDIELDDEDIDLIDSVEGDYRVVDPDHAPWN, encoded by the coding sequence ATGCCGATCGATCTTCCCCGGCTCGGACTCGGGACCTATTCGAGCGACGAGGGCGACGACTGGGCCGACACCGTCTCCACGGCGCTCGATACGGGCTATCGCGCCGTCGACACCGCACAGGTCTACGGCAACGAGGAAAGCGTCGGCGAGGGCATCCGGTCGTCGTCGGTCGACCGCGACGACGTGTTCCTCGCGACCAAGACGGTCCACGTCGACGTGCCACCCGAACCCGAGGAGGTCCCCGAGGCCATCGACGGCTGTCTCGACCGGCTCGGGGTCGACGCCGTCGACCTGCTCTACGTCCACTGGCCCTCCGGGATCTACGACCATGAGGACGTGCTCCCCGCCTTCGACGAGGCCTACGAGGCCGGCAAGGCCCACAACATCGGGCTCTCGAACTTCACCCCGGAGCTCCTCGACGAGGCCCGCGAGGTCCTCGACGCGCCGCTCGCCGCTCACCAAGTCGAGATGCACCCCCTCTGTCAGCAGGAGGAGCTCGTGGCCTACGCCCAAGAACACGACCACTGGCTGGTGGCGTACTCGCCGCTCGCCCGTGGCGAGGTGTTCGACCTCCCCGAGATCGAGGAGGTCGCCGAGAAACACGACGCGACGCCGGCCCAGACCACCATCGCGTGGCTGCTCGCGAAGGAGAACGTCGCCGTGATCCCGAAGGCGAGTAGCGAGGACCACCTCCGCGACAACCTCGCGGCGCGCGACATCGAACTCGACGACGAGGACATCGACCTGATCGACTCGGTCGAGGGCGACTACCGGGTCGTCGACCCCGACCACGCGCCCTGGAACTGA